A genomic window from Triticum urartu cultivar G1812 chromosome 7, Tu2.1, whole genome shotgun sequence includes:
- the LOC125518640 gene encoding uncharacterized protein LOC125518640 — protein MGGVVLLWVLRSGEGEEDEGGGRSSDSGDGLGPSVEGEGRTATARHLPASFAASSPSYPLLFVLRDTAPATVACCLPLPSLHANHCLTRLVLNIISGDPCFQIAGIEGQKRYICRGAASVAPLLPKGKVKKGAYVVFLQLAARIAVFNLHKNAKKSFSETIKDMYLHYNERSGLLLCGFQT, from the exons ATGGGCGGCGTGGTTTTACTGTGGGTGTTGAGGAGCGGGGAGGGTGAGGAGGACGAAGGTGGGGGAAGGAGCAGCGATTCAGGTGATGGGTTAGGGCCATCGGTCGAGGGGGAGGGGAGGACGGCCACTGCTCGCCACCTCCCTGCCTCGTTTGCTGCATCGTCGCCCTCCTATCCACTGCTCTTTGTCCTCCGCGACACAGCTCCGGCCACAGTAGCTTGTTGCCTCCCGCTTCCTTCCTTGCATGCTAACCACTGCCTCACCAGATTGGTGTTGAACATAATAAG TGGAGATCCTTGTTTTCAAATAGCAGGGATAGAGGGACAGAAAAGATATATTTGTCGCGGCGCTGCAAGtgttgcccccctcctccccaaGGGCAAGGTGAAGAAAGGTGCCTATGTGGTTTTTCTGCAGCTCGCGGCGAGGATTGCTGTGTTCAACCTGCACAAGAATGCCAAGAAGTCCTTCTCGGAGAC GATTAAGGACATGTACCTGCACTACAACGAGAGATCTGGGCTGCTTCTTTGTGGCTTCCAAACTTGA
- the LOC125521408 gene encoding very-long-chain 3-oxoacyl-CoA reductase 1-like yields the protein MAFLSQAQAAPAWFLSLAFLGTLYAAAFSFRLLAHLALCLRRPKDLRRRYGAWAVVTGPTSGIGRSVALELASRGLNLVLVDLNAANLKEIAHTVRSRHAVQTKTVVFDLSLVSTAQGDEAMRRLREAVVGLDVGVLVNNAGVAKPGAVYLHEADVEACVRMMRVNLWALTEVTAAVLPGMLERRRGAVVNMGSASSEAIPSFPLHTMYAATKRYVAQFSRSLYVEYRSKGIDVQCQAPFYVATRIVSRLAETGRAGRLSMFLIAPTPDAYASAAVRWIGHGPPLCAPNLGHQLLWCLAAVLPDFVHDWLRMREHLQHRALAQRASRRRAGVPITVK from the exons ATGGCATTCCTCAGTCAAGCGCAGGCGGCGCCGGCATGGTTCCTCTCGCTGGCCTTCCTCGGCACCCTTTACGCCGCTGCATTCTCGTTCCGGCTCCTCGCCCACCTCGCGCTCTGCTTGCGCCGGCCGAAGGACCTCCGGCGCCGCTACGGCGCCTGGGCCGTCGTCACCGGCCCGACGTCCGGCATCGGCCGGTCCGTCGCCCTGGAGCTCGCCAGCCGGGGGCTCAACCTCGTGCTCGTCGACCTCAACGCCGCCAATCTCAAGGAAATCGCTCACACCGTCAGATCTCGCCACGCCGTGCAGACCAAGACCGTGGTGTTCGATCTCTCGCTCGTTTCTACTGCCCAAG GTGACGAGGCGATGCGGCGGCTCCGAGAGGCCGTGGTGGGGCTGGACGTGGGAGTGCTGGTGAACAACGCCGGGGTGGCGAAGCCGGGCGCCGTGTACCTGCACGAGGCCGACGTGGAGGCCTGTGTGAGGATGATGCGGGTGAACCTGTGGGCGCTGACGGAGGTGACCGCCGCGGTGCTGCCGGGGATGCTGGAGCGACGCAGGGGCGCCGTCGTCAACATGGGCTCAGCCTCGTCGGAGGCCATCCCCTCCTTCCCCCTCCACACCATGTACGCCGCCACCAAAAG GTATGTTGCGCAGTTCTCCAGGAGCCTTTACGTTGAGTACAGAAGCAAAGGGATCGATGTGCAATGCCAG GCTCCGTTCTACGTGGCGACCAGGATAGTGTCAAGGCTGGCAGAGACCGGGCGGGCCGGGCGCCTCTCTATGTTCCTCATTGCGCCGACGCCCGATGCGTACGCGAGCGCGGCGGTGCGCTGGATCGGCCACGGCCCGCCCCTCTGCGCCCCCAACCTCGGCCACCAGCTCCTGTGGTGCCTCGCCGCCGTCCTGCCGGACTTCGTCCACGACTGGCTCCGCATGCGCGAGCACCTGCAGCACAGAGCGCTGGCTCAGAGAGCGTCGAGACGTCGTGCCGGCGTGCCAATAACTGTCAAGTGA